The region AAAAGTTGAAGGCGCCTACAAAAGTCTGAAGCACAGGATACTGACTCAGATAAAAGAAAATTCCCAGGGCAATCACACATTATATCGTTTCAGCCCTGAAAAAAGATTGGATGCGGTGGGAATCAACGATTCCGAGCAAGTCTCCAAGTATGTGTCGGAGATGGTCACAGAATTCAAATCCAAACTGGGCCTAAAGGAAATCAAGAAAGAAGACGGTACGACCGAAATCTACGCGGTCGATCCCGGATATATGGCCGCCGTTCTCCATAAATTGACCGCTGAGGCTAAAGTGAATCCTTCCGCGGAAAAGGAACTTTCGATCGCGAAGGAGATTAATGCGGCATTGATCGCTTCCAAAGATCCTGCACTGAATTCCATGCTAAAGGCCGACTATGTCGTGAAATTGCAACAAGACGCCCTGCTTATGGAAAAAGAAGTGGAGGACCGCCAAAAGAGTGAGGCGCTCGCCAAGAAGCTGAATCTATCCATGGGGCTCTTGGGCTTTGTGGGAACGATGCTATTCTTCTTGATTGCGAGCGTTCATTTTAACGCAGCCGGAATCATATTGGTCGGACTGCCGGTATCTCTCGTGATCGGAGGTTTACTCGCAGTATTTTTCCGAGATAGGGAGAAATCCGATATTCTCGCGGGAAGCGGGTCTAAGGGCGGCGGAGGTTCCGGATTCAAAGCGGATTATTCCGGAATCGCTTCTTCCGTTGGAGATTATTATGTTAGCGGAGATGAAGACGACGCTGACGAGCATTTCGGAAAATCCGAAAGTCCTAAGGAAAAGAAGATCAACCTGATCGTAAAAGGAGCGGAAAGATTCGTATTTCCGAATCGATTCACTAAGATCCAGGATAAGATCCACGATTCCAAATCTTTGCGTAAGAAGATTTGGGATAATATAGATAATATCAAGCAATCGGTGACCCATCTAAGGGGAGAATCGGATGACGATAAGGTCGCCTCCACGATCGAATACGCTTTACTCCAGAACTCCGCCATCATCGCTATTCCGGACGATATCGTTCCGCCCGGGATGCCAAGTTCCATTATTCTCAGTCATACAGATTTGAAAGCTCCTCTTATACGGGATCAGATTTCCGAATTTCTGCGTAACGAAGCCCAGAAAAAGAAATACGACAAGAAGCTGGTTAAATATTATACATTCTTAATCAATACGATCGAGGTAGAATATTACAAGTATCTACCTAGTCGCAAAAAGAAATAGCTTATCCGCATGCCAGAGCTTCCGGATCTAGTCGTCATAAGAGAGCGTCTGCTCCTCGAACTTCCCGGAGAGATTCTACAGGGAGTGGATGTGGTAGATCCGATCGTTGTCCGCAATATGTCCGCTTCTTCTTTGGAGGAAACGTATTCGAATCTTCCATTCGTAGGTTTGGAAAGAAGGGGGCCTTTTCTGAATTTTCAATTCGGCTCCCGACATATAGTTGTGCATCCCATGCTAGCCGGCAGATTCTCCTTGGATCCTAAATACAAGAAGAAGGATCTATGCGTTCGGATCCGATTCCAAAACAAGGTGCTGAATTATTCCGACGATGTTAGAATGGGTAAGGTATATTTCGCTTCTGCCGAACAACTAGTCCAAATTCCTAAATATCCAGACCAAGGCGTGGACATTCTCTCCGAAGAATTCACTCAAGATACGTTCTTGAATCTGATCAACAAAAGTAGGCAGCAGACCCGAGCGTTTTTAATGGATCAGACCAAACTCAGCGCCCTCGGAAACGCCTACGCGGATGAGGTTCTGTTCGAGGCAAAGATCCATCCCAAGACTCCGTGTCATAAACTTACGGAAGAGGAAAAACTGGGATTGTATTCGAGTATTCGTAAGGTGCTTTTCGATTCCATAGAATACATTCGAGCAAAACGAGCGCCTCTCGACGTGAAAGTCAGGGAGCATGTAAAAGTCAGAAATCGAAAGAATGAGCCCTGTCCTCGTTGCGGGACCACGATTCGTCGGGCAAATGTTCTGGGTTATGACTCTTTCTTCTGCCCGAATTGCCAAAGAATGGCCGGTGAGCAATTCATCGATTGGAATAAATCCTACTAAATTCGATTGACAGCTCGGGCTTCTATTCCACATTGGTCTTAGATTCTCGGTGATTATAGAGAGAGGGTCACACCCGTTCCCATCCCGAACACGGAAGTTAAGCCTCTCATCGCTGATGGTACTGCATGGTTCGCTGTGTGGGAGAGTAGGACGTTGCCGGGTTACCGTTATTATTCCATCTATTTCTGAAATCGTGTCCCTTCCATGGGAAACGGATTGACCCCAAGCCTTTTAGGGAAAAATTTAACCCGAAAGGCCAAACCTAGGGTCCTAAATTGCAATCTTAGATATACATAGGAAACTTATATGAGAAGAACTTACCAACCCAGCCGGATTAAACGTGCACGCACACATGGATTCCGCGCCAGAATGG is a window of Leptospira wolffii serovar Khorat str. Khorat-H2 DNA encoding:
- a CDS encoding Fpg/Nei family DNA glycosylase; the encoded protein is MPELPDLVVIRERLLLELPGEILQGVDVVDPIVVRNMSASSLEETYSNLPFVGLERRGPFLNFQFGSRHIVVHPMLAGRFSLDPKYKKKDLCVRIRFQNKVLNYSDDVRMGKVYFASAEQLVQIPKYPDQGVDILSEEFTQDTFLNLINKSRQQTRAFLMDQTKLSALGNAYADEVLFEAKIHPKTPCHKLTEEEKLGLYSSIRKVLFDSIEYIRAKRAPLDVKVREHVKVRNRKNEPCPRCGTTIRRANVLGYDSFFCPNCQRMAGEQFIDWNKSY